Genomic DNA from Streptomyces sp. GS7:
GGGACCAGCAGTCGGTCCGCCCACCGGCGGCTGCGCCGCACCAGGCTGTCGGGCATGACGTCGTCGACCCAGGCGAACGGCCGCCCGCCGGCGTACCGCAGCAGCGGCGCCCACTTCCGCGCCAGCAGGCTCTCCGGCCCCGCGAACCGCGGATCGCCGGGCCGGCTGCGATAGCCGCTGAACTCGACGACCGGCAGCGCGGACAGCTCCAGCAGCGGCGCGATATGGGTGTTCGCGTGGTGCTCCCACGTCGCGGCCCACACCAGCTCGTAGGCGGCGGACAGCTCCCGTAGCCAGCCGGCGTGGTCGGCGGAGAGCAGCACGGTGTGGGCGAGCAGATCGTGCGCCGTGAAACCGGGCGACGGCAGTACCGGGTTCAGCACGCCGTCGACGTCGAGGAAGAGCAGCGGACGGGTGGCCATCGGAATCCTTC
This window encodes:
- a CDS encoding HAD domain-containing protein, giving the protein MATRPLLFLDVDGVLNPVLPSPGFTAHDLLAHTVLLSADHAGWLRELSAAYELVWAATWEHHANTHIAPLLELSALPVVEFSGYRSRPGDPRFAGPESLLARKWAPLLRYAGGRPFAWVDDVMPDSLVRRSRRWADRLLVPVDPARGLRRQHVDQLLTGPPRRRLRRNLTGHQR